The Pseudogulbenkiania sp. MAI-1 sequence CCCTGGACATTAAAGATGCATAAATTTTACTTGTTTGATGAGAAAAACTGACATCTAATTCTGTAATTTGCTACCTTTTTCGCTGGCTGGCCCACAATGCCATATGAACCCCGATTTCGTTCCACCCGAACCATCTCCCACCCGCTTGCGATCCTGACCATCGTGGGTCTCATGGTCGCATCGCTCTGGTTTGTTCTAATCGCAGAAGAAGACCGCAATCACGCTGCTGTCGAGCGTAATGCCAAGACCGAGTCGGCCAATCTTGTCAGGGCCTTTGGTGAATACGTCGTTCGAACCTTCAATGAGGTCGACGAGGCGCTGCTGATCCTGCGTCAGGCATGGCTTAACGATCGATCCGATTTCGATCAGGAAGTCCAGTTTCTCCAGTCTGCCTACTCCAAGTCACTTCTGGTCCAGGTCGCGGTCATCGGTCCAGACGGAAAGCTCGCGTACTCCAATCTCGACCCGAACGCGAAACCGGTCGATCTGAGCGACCGTGAGCATTTCCGGGTGCATCGTCACAGCAGCCAGGACAGGCTTCATATTAGCAAACCCGTAAAGGGGCGCGTTTCCAGCCGCTACAGCATTCAGATGACGCGCCCCATCCTGGGCGAGCATGGCCGCTTTGAGGGCGTACTGGTCATTTCACTCAGTCCCGACTACTTCAAACAATTTATTGAATCTGTTGACCTAGGCGCACGTGGCTCTATCGGGCTGGTCGGAACGGATGGTATTTTCCGAGTACGCGGAAGCGCCGGGAAACTGGATGCCAAGGCTATCGGCACTGCGGTACCGTCTGATCGTCCGTTTTTGCGCCCAAATGCTCCTCCGCAAGGGAGCTTTGAAACGAAAAGTACGATCGATGGAATCGACCGGCTGGTGACGTATCGACGCCTGGATGGCTATCCGATGGTCGTGTCGATCACCCAACCGGTCGAAGACATTTTCGCAGCGCATGAACAGCGCTGGTTCCGGTACCGCCTCGTCGCAGGTGTCATCTCGCTACTGATGGTATTGGGCGGCGCGTTACTGGCGCGAGCCCTGCACGTACAAGGTCAATTCCGCAGCCGATTACTGTTCGTCAACAACAGCTTGCGCACTCTGAACGATATCACCATCCAGTCGAGCGATACCCTCCAAGAGCGACTACAGAAAGCACTGGAACTCGGATGCCGCCACCTAGGGGTTGAATTTGGCATTGTCAGCCATGTGATTGGAGACCGCTACCATGTTGAAAGCTGCTGTGCGCCGCCGTCTGCCAACCTGAAGGCGGGCGATGAATTCGAGCTTGCGCAGACCTACTGTGCAATGACGCTTAATCGCTCCGACGTGGTGGCGATCCACCATATGAGCGATTCCGAATATGCCGGCCACCCCTGTTTCGACGCCTTCAAACTGGAGTGTTATATCGGCGCCCCGGTTTGGGTCGGTGGCGAACTCTATGGTACCGTCAATTTTTCTTCTACCAGACCCTATGGCCGAACGTTCGATCGCAGCGATATCGAGTTCGTGCGGTTGTTGGGGCGCTGGGTGGGCATCGCAATTGCCGAGGAAAGATCGCTCACCAAGCTGAGAGCACTAGCGACAACGGACGAGCTGACGGGCGTGATGCGTCGTGGCCACTTTACAGAGATCGCTGAGAAAGAATTCAGTCGGACGAGGCGCTATGGATGCCAACTGTCAATGCTCCTGATTGACCTCGACTACTTTAAACGCATCAATGACAGCTTCGGCCACTACAGTGGCGATGAAACACTGAAGCGCGTCGCCATTGTTTTTCAGCAGGTGCTCAGGAGCTGTGATATTCTCGGCCGCCTTGGCGGGGAGGAGTTCGCCGTTCTGTTGCCCAACACTCCTGAATCCGAAGCGCAAGAGGTGGCAGAGCGACTACGCCGCGAAGTCGAAAAGAGCACGATTCAAACGCTAAACGGACAGATTCACTTAACTGTTAGTATAGGTGTTGCGGAACTTGCGGCCGAGGATGACTTCACGACCATCTACAATCGCTGTGATGCCGCACTTTATGAAGCGAAGCGCCGGGGCAGAAACTGCGTTGTGGCAAGTAGTGTATTTCCGTAAGAAGGGTAATGGCGAGCCCTGCGGCCGACGACCGGGTGCTCTATCGTCGTGACGAACTGGATACGTAGGAGTAAAGGGGACGGACTACGGTTTCCACTATTTCCCCAAATCTGCTAGCAGCGAAGAAATCGTGGTCCCCTATTATTAACGTGGTGGCCGGCAGCCCGAAGATGCTGGGCCAACTGCTGCATCTCTTGGCGCCGCATGTGAAGTAAGCGTTGCCAGTCTGAGCATGAAAAACGCCCCCGTGCTTTGGCCGGGAGCGTTTTTATTTGGCGGATCGGGCCGGCAGCTCAAATCTGGGTGAGGCCTCCATCCACCGTCAACTCCACTCCATTGATGTAGCTTGCTTCACTCGAGGCCAGAAACAACGCCGCGCTGGCGATCTCATCCGGCTGCGCCACATAACCCAAGGGCACCGTTTCCTTGGCCTGCTCCTGCAGCGCGACGATCTGTTCGGCACTCAGTTTCAGGCCGTTTTCCATGATGGGTGTGCGGGTGTAGCCCGGGCTGAGGGCATTGACCCGGATTTTGTGGGTCTTGAGATCGTTCGCCCACGAACGCGCGAAAGAACGTACTGCAGCTTTCGAGGCGCTGTACAGGCTCAAATTCGGCATCCCCTTGTTGGCAACGATGGAAGCCGTCAGCACCACGGAGCTACCCTCTTTCAGCAAGGGGAGCAGCGTTTGCACGGTGAAGAAGACGCCCTTCACGTTGATATCGAAGCTCTTGGCGAATTCATCCTCGCTCGTCGTTCCCAATTCATTCGTTTCCGCGATGCCGGCATTGGCGAACAGCGCATCCACTTGATCACCGCGGCTTTCGATCTCGCTTTTGAGCTTGTTCAGATCGGCCTGCTGCGCCACATCGGACACTATGGCCACCGCAGCCGTTCCCAGCGTGGTGACTGCGGCATCCAGGCTCTTGGCTGAGCGGCCGGTGATATAGACCCGCTTGGCTCCCTCGGCGAGCGCGGCTTTGGCGATGGCCAGACCGATACCGGTCGAGCCGCCGGTGATGACAGCCACTTGATTGCTGAATTTCGTCGACATGCTGGCTTCCCTTCTTTGTTTGAGCAGAAGACGTCAGTTTTATTCACAATCATCAAGGGATAAACTATCGCTCCATTGATTCATTTAGAACTGTGGCTTAGCAATGGATTTACTGGAGAGCATGAAGGTGTATGTCCTGGCGGTGGAGAAAGGCAGCCTCAGCGCTGCCGCTGCGGCCAGCGGCATTTCTGCAACGATGGCGGGCAATCACCTGCGGGCGCTGGAGCTACGCCTGGGCGTGCAATTGCTCAACCGGACGACACGGCGCCAGCACCTGACGGCGTTCGGCGAGGACTACTACCAGCGTTGCAAGGAGATTCTCCGGCTAGTGGACGACAGCGATACGCAGGCGCAGCGCCTGCAGATGGCCCCCGTGGGTAAGTTGCGCGTCACCGCCCCGGTCACCTTCGGCAGCGAAGCGCTGATGCCGGCGCTATCGGTGTATCTGGAGCGCTACCCCGAGGTCAGCGTCGACGTGTCCTTGAACGACCGAGTGGTGGATCTGGTGGAAGAAGGCTTCGAGGCGGCCATCCGTATCGGCAATTTGCCGGATTCGGCCTTGATCGCCAAGCCGCTGGCACCTTATCGTTTGATGATCTGCGCATCGCCCGACTATCTGGCGCGCAGGGGGATGCCGGAGCGGCCCGAAGACTTGTCCCGGCACGAATGCCTCTCCTTCAGCCCGGCGGCGATGACGCATTGGCGTTTGAATGGCGAAGATGGCGGGTATCGCATACCGGTGTCCGGACGACTACAAGCAAATCACGGGCAAGCACTGCGGGTTGCCGCCTTATACGGGCTAGGCATCGTCCTGCAACCGGCGATCCTGCTGGAGGCCGATGTGCGGGCAGGGCGCTTGGTGCAGCTGCTTCCCAACTATGAACTGCCGAGCAGATCGATGAGCGTGGTCTATCTGCCGGACCGGTATCTCTTGCCCAAGCTGCGCAGCTTTGTGGATTTTCTGGTGGAGCGGTTTGGCTGAGTCTTGCCCCAAGCCACTCAAACCAGCCAGGGGTTGATCAAGACCAAGCCCGTGCCACATTCCCTAAAAGGCATATTTTCTACTTCACCGGTGCCATCGATCACCATCAGGCCTTGCCAGGCGTCGCGGCACCAGATATCCATCAATCATAAACAAACCCTGTCCTACCAGCCACGAGGACGGCCACATTCCCTGCCAAACGGCCGGTACAAAGCCACAAGGTTGACGCCGCCGTGAGCGTCGGCAACAATTCCACTGTTGCAGTCAATCCTGCAACCGAGATTGGCGTCTCGATTCATACGGCGGACTGCCGCCCCGCGCGGCGTTTTTTACGTCCGTTACACACCATTGGTGCGTCTTCTCTATGGCGGGCCGTGGTGGGAGAGCCTTCGGGCTCGCCGGTTTCCGTATGGCCGGTACGCCAATCCCGCCATGCGCCTGCCACCCCCGATTGGCGTCGGGCAGCAGGTCGATCCTACATACGGAGGCCTCCATGCCTAAACCCCTCTCCCGCGCCCTGTTGCGCCTGTTACCTGACATTGCCGCCCTGGTTTTTCTGTTGCCTACGCTGGCCGAAGCCCGGCTCCTGTGTTTGCTGGCCGATAGTCATACCAGGGAGGTGGCCGCATGAACTCCACCATCCCCACCCTCGCCCCGAACGACGGTGCGCTGGCTGTAGCCCAGTTGCAAGACACGCTGCGGCAATTGCGACAGTTGTGTAGTGCTCACCCGGAACTGAACACGGTCGATGCGTTGCTGGCCCGGCTGGAAGCCAACGGCCACGACATCGACACCATCCTCAGCGCCGGCCTGCAGGAATTGCATGCCGTCCATGAGGGTCTGAGCACCGCACTGATGCTGCTCGACCACGCCGGCGAGGTCGCCCTGCCCGGTAACGGCTTGTACAGCTTGCTACAACCGCTGAACCAGCGCTTCCAGCAGGCGCTGATGCGGGTGAATGATTTGATTTGAAGAAGGCTTGCTTGGACATGCCAGCCGAAGGGTTGGCAGGATTGAAAACGCCGCTTTCCGTTGATGGGAAGCGGCGTTTTGGCTGGAGGGGGATGATTTTGGTGTGACTTATGACTGTCAACCTGCCGCTCAAGTACATTGGCAGCGAATGATATTGACATGCAGTGCAATGTCGCTACGCACCGATTGCCCCCTACAGATTATCCCGAGTTACGGCCTTTGATATTCACACGCTTGCGTACAACTTCCATCATCACTCGGTTCTTGCTACTGCAGCCAAAACTGAAGGTGCAATGAGGCGATGCATCGGTTTAACAACCGCCATATATGCTTGACCGAGGAGATTATTGACCTGGACGACAGTGGTGACCGTGACGAGCACTTTTCCAGTCTGCTCTGCTGACGTCCGATGCACTGACAGTGTTACATTCAAATGCTTGTCTTTGTCACCGAGAAGCACTTCGCTGAAAGTATTTTCGAAGAGAGTAAAGATGCCGACACGCTCACCCGGCTGGTACTCGGAATCACTTTTCAACTTGTCCACATTATCGAGCAAGCCTAAATCCTTGAGCCCAAGGAGTGACACTGCACCATTGCGCAGCGCCATGCATGTGTTTACCCAAGAGGGTGTTTGCGATAGCGCTTTAAGAAACTGCCCCAGTGCTGAGAGCGACAGATCACCCGCCTCTACAGACCAGGCATCATGAAAATAAGAACTGGGAACCAATTTTTCGATGAGGCTGTTCGATGGTGCGCAAGTTTCAAACGGACGAGTGCTCATATGGTCCTAATATTTGGCATGGGGGAAGCAGCAACACAACGGAGCCCGTAGGACACAATCGAAGCGCTGTACATTGCGCCATCGTCGGCGGCCTCTACAAAGAAATCGTGGCCTGTCCCCTATTATTATGTTTTTAGGCCGACCGTCGCGTTGAACTCCTTGTTGGGCCGCCTCTATTTGAATGAATCGCATGACACTACTTTTCCATCGCTGTAACAGCGATTGATGTCCCGCGCACAGACCTCGCATGAACCATTAGCAAGTGCAAAGGTGCCTGCATCTGCCCCTTCAATAACAGCTCTGATGCTTGAGTAGACTTGGTGCTTATCCTTTGCATACCAATAATTGATAACAGAGAATGACCTCGGATCTGCGCCAGGAAGCTTCTTGGCTCTTCGATAGGCACATTTACTATCAATTTGCCAATCGTCTTTAAGCCAGCGGAACGATTGCGGATCACAAGCTTCAATTGGCCGACCCAAAATGTACACATCATTTTCGTCTTTGGCGTAATTCAGATCACTGGATGCAACGAAGGAGGCTGGGTTTGCATGCGTGATTACGACTGCCTCGAAATAGGCGTGTTCGCTATCTTTTGCGTAAGTCTCTGACAACGCAACAAAGGTGCTTGGCTTCGCGCCAACAATCGGGCTGCCACGAAAGTACACGTGATCCTTATCTTTTGCGTAAGGCCCCTTGAGCGACTGAAATGAAGTGGCATCAGCGCCTTTTACGATGAATGAACTGCTGCCCCAAGCTTCGTTCCAGCTCTTGTAGACAACACCATTTCCAGATTTCTGGTAGCCCGTGCAGGCTGTAACAAGGGCGGATTCAGGGAGTAAGTGCAACGGCAGGCAGGTCTGGAGGAAGGGGGTGAGATGAGGTAAATTCCCCCGCTCTTTGACCGGCCAGTCAGGAGCACAAGGAATGAAATACCGCCATCTCACCGAGGGTGAACGATACCAGATCCAGGCATTGAGTGCCGAGGGTTTTGGCCCTACGGCCATCGGCCAGCGCATTGGTCGCTGTAAAAGCGTGATCAGCCGAGAGCTGCGGCGCCATCGCCTGCGCGGCCGTTACCATGCCAGCGATGCCCAGCGCAGCTATCGCCAGCGCCTGCAAGCCAAGGGCAAATTGCGGCAGCCATGGGGGCCGGTATTCGACGAGATCGCCGTCCCGTTGCTGAGGGAGGGCTGGAGTCCTGAACAAATCAGCGGCGTGTTCAAAGGTAGTGACTATGCAGTCAGCCATGAATGGATTTACCAGCGGGTCCTGCAGAACAAGCGCCAAGGCGGTGATGTCTACAAAGCGCTGCGCTGCCAGAAAGAACGCAGAAAGCGCTACGGCAAGCCGGAGCGTCGCGGTCAGATAGCCAACCGCCGGCCGATTACGGAGCGTCCCGCCGAAGTTGAGGCGCGCAGCCGGGTCGGTGATTGGGAGGCTGACACGATGATCGGAGCCGGGAACAAGGGTGCCATCGTGACACTGGTTGAGCGCAAGACCGGCTACGCCAAGCTGATGCTGGTGCCAAACAAGGAAGCGGCGGGCGTCACGAAGGCGATTGTCCAAGCGCTCCGTCCACACCAGAAACAGGTGCTGACGCTGACGTTCGACAACGGCAAGGAGTTTGCTGGCCACCAGACGGTTGCCAAGCGGTTGAAAGCAGATTGCTTTTTTGCCGACCCGTACAGTTCTTGGCAGCGCGGCTGCAACGAAAACCTGAACGGGCTCATCCGGCAATACTTCCCAAAGGGGACTGACTTCA is a genomic window containing:
- a CDS encoding diguanylate cyclase; amino-acid sequence: MVASLWFVLIAEEDRNHAAVERNAKTESANLVRAFGEYVVRTFNEVDEALLILRQAWLNDRSDFDQEVQFLQSAYSKSLLVQVAVIGPDGKLAYSNLDPNAKPVDLSDREHFRVHRHSSQDRLHISKPVKGRVSSRYSIQMTRPILGEHGRFEGVLVISLSPDYFKQFIESVDLGARGSIGLVGTDGIFRVRGSAGKLDAKAIGTAVPSDRPFLRPNAPPQGSFETKSTIDGIDRLVTYRRLDGYPMVVSITQPVEDIFAAHEQRWFRYRLVAGVISLLMVLGGALLARALHVQGQFRSRLLFVNNSLRTLNDITIQSSDTLQERLQKALELGCRHLGVEFGIVSHVIGDRYHVESCCAPPSANLKAGDEFELAQTYCAMTLNRSDVVAIHHMSDSEYAGHPCFDAFKLECYIGAPVWVGGELYGTVNFSSTRPYGRTFDRSDIEFVRLLGRWVGIAIAEERSLTKLRALATTDELTGVMRRGHFTEIAEKEFSRTRRYGCQLSMLLIDLDYFKRINDSFGHYSGDETLKRVAIVFQQVLRSCDILGRLGGEEFAVLLPNTPESEAQEVAERLRREVEKSTIQTLNGQIHLTVSIGVAELAAEDDFTTIYNRCDAALYEAKRRGRNCVVASSVFP
- a CDS encoding SDR family NAD(P)-dependent oxidoreductase; amino-acid sequence: MSTKFSNQVAVITGGSTGIGLAIAKAALAEGAKRVYITGRSAKSLDAAVTTLGTAAVAIVSDVAQQADLNKLKSEIESRGDQVDALFANAGIAETNELGTTSEDEFAKSFDINVKGVFFTVQTLLPLLKEGSSVVLTASIVANKGMPNLSLYSASKAAVRSFARSWANDLKTHKIRVNALSPGYTRTPIMENGLKLSAEQIVALQEQAKETVPLGYVAQPDEIASAALFLASSEASYINGVELTVDGGLTQI
- a CDS encoding LysR substrate-binding domain-containing protein; amino-acid sequence: MDLLESMKVYVLAVEKGSLSAAAAASGISATMAGNHLRALELRLGVQLLNRTTRRQHLTAFGEDYYQRCKEILRLVDDSDTQAQRLQMAPVGKLRVTAPVTFGSEALMPALSVYLERYPEVSVDVSLNDRVVDLVEEGFEAAIRIGNLPDSALIAKPLAPYRLMICASPDYLARRGMPERPEDLSRHECLSFSPAAMTHWRLNGEDGGYRIPVSGRLQANHGQALRVAALYGLGIVLQPAILLEADVRAGRLVQLLPNYELPSRSMSVVYLPDRYLLPKLRSFVDFLVERFG
- a CDS encoding DUF1484 family protein, with the translated sequence MNSTIPTLAPNDGALAVAQLQDTLRQLRQLCSAHPELNTVDALLARLEANGHDIDTILSAGLQELHAVHEGLSTALMLLDHAGEVALPGNGLYSLLQPLNQRFQQALMRVNDLI
- a CDS encoding DUF2867 domain-containing protein — its product is MSTRPFETCAPSNSLIEKLVPSSYFHDAWSVEAGDLSLSALGQFLKALSQTPSWVNTCMALRNGAVSLLGLKDLGLLDNVDKLKSDSEYQPGERVGIFTLFENTFSEVLLGDKDKHLNVTLSVHRTSAEQTGKVLVTVTTVVQVNNLLGQAYMAVVKPMHRLIAPSVLAAVARTE
- a CDS encoding DKNYY domain-containing protein, which codes for MRWRYFIPCAPDWPVKERGNLPHLTPFLQTCLPLHLLPESALVTACTGYQKSGNGVVYKSWNEAWGSSSFIVKGADATSFQSLKGPYAKDKDHVYFRGSPIVGAKPSTFVALSETYAKDSEHAYFEAVVITHANPASFVASSDLNYAKDENDVYILGRPIEACDPQSFRWLKDDWQIDSKCAYRRAKKLPGADPRSFSVINYWYAKDKHQVYSSIRAVIEGADAGTFALANGSCEVCARDINRCYSDGKVVSCDSFK
- a CDS encoding IS30 family transposase — protein: MKYRHLTEGERYQIQALSAEGFGPTAIGQRIGRCKSVISRELRRHRLRGRYHASDAQRSYRQRLQAKGKLRQPWGPVFDEIAVPLLREGWSPEQISGVFKGSDYAVSHEWIYQRVLQNKRQGGDVYKALRCQKERRKRYGKPERRGQIANRRPITERPAEVEARSRVGDWEADTMIGAGNKGAIVTLVERKTGYAKLMLVPNKEAAGVTKAIVQALRPHQKQVLTLTFDNGKEFAGHQTVAKRLKADCFFADPYSSWQRGCNENLNGLIRQYFPKGTDFRRITRAALVKVERKLNDRPRKRLDWKTPRMLFEGSKSLN